In Nicotiana tabacum cultivar K326 chromosome 11, ASM71507v2, whole genome shotgun sequence, a single window of DNA contains:
- the LOC107795410 gene encoding transcription repressor OFP13-like, protein MSKKMKISSIFKKREIGATNWQWPSCAHSKTLSFRADDNIFKTINSVFFDPLDGIENSESWFTNSSSESASISTESNEEYLRGDQPLEMIIKGVRSERLFFEPGNTSSIFQESKPCKNQEQEDEEENKEDDLPFKESIILAMESEDPYLDFKKSMKEMVESQGIKDWKDLQELLAWYLKMNGKINHGFILSAFVDLLIELAAPTDPTTSDNSITSYSSVASSSFSCPSSPLSSLGHKEIEEQGNGEVP, encoded by the coding sequence ATGTCCAAGAAAATGAAGATTTCTTCTATTTTCAAGAAAAGAGAAATAGGGGCAACTAATTGGCAATGGCCATCTTGTGCACATTCCAAGACTTTATCTTTTAGAGCAGATGACAACATTTTCAAGACTATTAATTCAGTCTTTTTTGACCCTTTAGATGGTATTGAAAACTCAGAATCTTGGTTCACAAATTCCTCATCAGAATCAGCTAGCATTTCCACAGAATCTAATGAAGAATACTTAAGAGGAGATCAACCATTGGAAATGATCATAAAAGGGGTTAGATCAGAAAGGCTATTTTTTGAGCCAGGTAATACAAGTTCAATATTTCAAGAATCAAAACCATGtaaaaatcaagaacaagaagatgaagaagaaaataaagaagatgaTTTACCATTTAAAGAGAGTATAATTTTGGCTATGGAATCAGAGGATCCATATTTGGATTTCAAGAAGTCAATGAAGGAAATGGTGGAAAGTCAAGGGATTAAAGATTGGAAAGATTTACAAGAGTTATTAGCATGGTATTTGAAGATGAATGGGAAAATAAATCATGGatttattttaagtgcttttgtGGATTTGCTTATTGAACTTGCTGCCCCTACTGATCCTACTACTTCTGATAATTCTATTACTTCTTATTCTtctgttgcttcttcttctttctcttgtCCTTCTTCTCCTTTGTCTTCTTTAGGTCATAAGGAGATTGAGGAGCAAGGAAATGGAGAAGTCCCCTAG